A single Cryptococcus neoformans var. grubii H99 chromosome 7, complete sequence DNA region contains:
- a CDS encoding UDP-N-acetylglucosamine pyrophosphorylase: MTVQPAPDPALLAHLRDLYASANQSHVFAFYDTLSPADQAALLTQLASIDVHRVNRIYSTAVAADAAVTPSKENTNLFGGEQPNHKGEGANGNLVGSETVKGALPIKEEALPLPEEACATVLNNSFEEAQWRDAGLKAIADNQVAVLLMAGGQGTRLGSALPKGLYDIKLPSGQTLFEYQAKRIRKLERLAEEKAGKAKGSVNIRWYVMTSGPTRVETEKYFKAKGFFGLREEDVIFFEQGVLPALSNDGKLLLSTPSSVSVAPDGNGGLYAALRRPLSPSSSRTVLSDLREHNVQYVHAYCVDNCLVRVADPVFIGCCLSRNAAAGAKVVRKTIPTESVGVLAAKGNAFAVVEYSELSKEKAEQRTADGQLAFRAANIANHFYTTAFLESVEEMEKHMAFHIARKKIPTVDLSTGELVKPSEPNGMKLELFVFDVFPFTKSLCVLEVDRAEEFSPLKNAPGSKADCPETSRRDLLAQQKRWLIASGAEIADDVEIEISPEVSYAGEGLDWIEGKRFTKSGVLNGRNDLEKLTA; this comes from the exons ATGACCGTCCAGCCAGCACCAGACCCTGCGCTCCTCGCCCACCTCAGAGACCTCTACGCCTCCGCCAACCAGTCCCACGTATTCGCATTCTACGACACGCTCTCGCCCGCCGACCAGGCTGCCCTGCTCACCCAGCTCGCCTCCATCGACGTCCACCGCGTAAACCGTATCTACTCCACTGCCGTCGCCGCCGATGCGGCCGTCACACCGTCCAAGGAGAACACCAACCTCTTTGGCGGTGAACAGCCCAACCACAAGGGCGAAGGCGCGAACGGTAACCTTGTAGGCAGCGAGACTGTCAAGGGTGCGTTGCCCatcaaggaggaggccCTGCCCCTGCCCGAGGAGGCATGCGCGACGGTGCTCAACAACTCTTTCGAGGAGGCTCAGTGGCGCGACGCCGGTTTGAAGGCGATTGCCGACAACCAAGTCGCCGTCCTTCTCATGGCCGGTGGACAGGGTACCCGTCTCGGCTCTGCCCTCCCCAAGGGACTGTACGACATCAAGTTGCCCAGTGGGCAGACCTTGTTCGAATACCAGGCCAAGCGGATCCGCAAGCTCGAGAGGCTggcggaagaaaaggcCGGCAAGGCGAAGGGTAGTGTCAACATTCGGTGGTATGTGATGACCAGTGGTCCCACTCGGGTCGAGACGGAAAAGTACTTCAAGGCGAAAGGGTTCTTTGGcttgagagaagaagacgtcaTCTTTTTTGAGCAAG GCGTACTCCCCGCCCTTTCCAACGACggcaagcttcttctttcaacacCTAGCTCTGTATCCGTTGCTCCCGACGGCAACGGTGGTCTCTACGCCGCCCTCCGTCGtcccctctccccctcATCCTCCCGCACTGTCCTCTCCGATCTCCGCGAGCACAATGTCCAGTACGTCCACGCCTACTGTGTCGACAACTGCCTCGTCCGTGTTGCCGACCCCGTCTTCATTGGCTGCTGCTTATCTCGCAATGCCGCGGCCGGTGCCAAGGTTGTGCGCAAGACCATCCCCACAGAGAGCGTAGGTGTCCTCGCCGCCAAGGGTAACGCCTTTGCCGTGGTGGAGTACTCTGAGCtcagcaaggaaaaggccgAGCAGAGGACTGCAGACGGTCAGCTTGCTTTCCGTGCTGCCAACATTGCAAACCACTTTTATACCACCGCCTTCCTCGAGTCtgtggaagagatggagaagcaCATGGCGTTCCACATTGCGCGAAAGAAGATTCCCACCGTCGATCTTTCCACTGGCGAACTCGTCAAGCCGTCCGAGCCCAACGGCATGAAACTCGAACTTTTCGTCTTTGACGTCTTCCCATTCACCAAGAGTCTTTGTGTACTCGAAGTCGACCGTGCCGAAGAATTCTCCCCGCTCAAGAATGCCCCCGGGAGCAAGGCCGACTGCCCAGAAACCAGCCGAAGGGATTTACTCGCTCAACAGAAAAGGTGGTTGATCGCAAGCGGTGCAGAGATCGCTGATGATGTGGAGATTGAGATCAGTCCCGAGGTCAGTTATGCCGGTGAAGGCTTGGACTGGATCGAAGGCAAAAGGTTTACCAAGAGCGGAGTGTTGAACGGTCGGAATGATTTGGAAAAGCTCACCGCGTAA